The genomic interval CACAAAGCAGCCTAGTAAAAACAAGATTATTAAATACGCGAGATACTGAGTCCCTGAAAATATAAGAAGGATCGAAACAGATAATTCTAGCAGTACAACAACAGCTGCACTCGGTAAAACAAGTCGACGGCTGATTTCTAATTGTTCAATCGTCTTCTTAAAATCTGCGAAACTGATTAGTTTTCCGAATCCAGACAACAAAAAGGTAATCAATAACAGGAACTGCAAAAAGGGACCCATCACTTTATGATCCTCCTATTCCAACATGAAATATAATGAGAAAACACGGCATAAAGCCGTGTTTTCTCATTATTGTAAGCATGTAGTCCACTGATTTTAAAGGTTGCAGCAACCCGACGAAGTCTGGGATAGAATGACACCATCACATACGTAATTCACCAGTTGAACCCCCAGTTTAGAAGAACCTCCGCAGGAACTCGCCAGACAGCCCCCTGATTGATATCCACACATATAATCACCTCCGTTTCTATTTTTTTACCAAGACCAGTCCTTGGAGAGTACAGACTACAGAATCAACAAAACTCTCGGACTCACATTCATTTTAACATTTATGGAATAATTTATAATACATGTCTAATTATTGGTTTTTGACTCAAAAACATTATTTGTCTCTCGCATCGCTATCCAGTTGATCCGCATACTGTTTTAGCATATCTCTAATTGACTGCCCGTCCCTGATCGCAAGCAGTGGTTTTGGCAAAAATAATTGTATCGCGTCATAAAAACCGATTTCGGCTACCTCATGCGTATTAAGTATTGCTGGAACGGACCTTTTCATAGCCTTTATAATTATCAATTTCCGTGCAGCGTCCACTGGCTCCTTCAAGGTTCTTGTAGCGGTCTGAAGTGTATGCGAAGCAATGTCCGTATACAATGAATCTCGGTCTTCTGATAGATACCGAATTAACTGCATAGCCAATTCTTTATGTTCAGATTTCGAGGTTAGGGATAATCCCGATATTAAAGCCGGATTATGACCGTTCGTTCCCAAAGGTAACGCTGCCACTCCGATTTGGTTATTCTCTTGCGCAATCTCCTCATAGCTGTTTTTCATAGATATATTAAATCCATACGCATATTCTATCGCTAGCGCGATTTTACCATCGACCAAATCGTAAGGCATAGGGGGCCGTAAATCAGTTAAGGACATCGAGGCATATTCCATTTTCGTTCCGATAGTCATAATCCACTTGGCAGCTTTAATTGCATTATCACTATCGATATAACCGGCGAATGACCTGCCGTCTACTCCGACAACACGTCCACCGTACAGTCCCGTTGCCCACTCCAGTGTAAATGGCGATAGAGGAATATAGAGCGTCTCTCCCGCAGCCTTCAGCTTGACGATCGCATCGTTCAACATATCGATATCCCATTTTTCCGAAGGAACTTCAATCCCCAAGGTAGCAAAAATATCTTTATTGTAGTAAAGAATCATCGGGTTAATCTTGCTTTTCATACCCAGAACATATCCGTCATTAGTCGCAATCGCATAATCATCTAGATCCGATCCGTTCAAATTTAACGGCTCGATAACTCCCATCCGATACAATTCTCGCATCTGGTAGGGCACCAGTTCAACGATATCCGGAACGTTATTAGAGTCCTCATACAGCTCAGAAGGTACCTCAATTGGAGTCCAAGGTGCAAACAAAACTGGAGATTTGCTATACGGATTATTATAAGACTGAACCCACTCGATCTTAATTTCCACATTCGAATGCATATCGGCAAAACGCTGGATCTTCTGAGGGAGCGTATCCCCGCTATAACGACCAACCAGCTTAATTGTTAGCTGCTGTTTCTCCCCGACTCGAGCAGACGTATCGTTATTCTTGAGTGTATGCGATGACGACATACAACTCGATAACGTCATAACGAACATTAGCAGTATCCCCAGTTTTCTGATGTTTGACATGAACATATTTCTCCTCTACGCCTTTACTTCACATGACAATGTAATGCCAGATGTTAATCTCGAGAGCCAAATTCAATATCTAATTCTTTCGCATATTGCTAACGCCTCTCTCTCATTCTGTCCATTCACGATCACTTGAAGAGACTTGGTGCTGCTCAACCATATTTCTTGCTCAATATTCGACTTCCCTCCAACATTCACGGGTTCATCTAATTGATCGTAATTTGTACATTCGGATACTTTTCGCGGAAACGGTCAATCTTTTGCTTCAACGGATTATCCTCGTTTGACGAAGCTATCGGGGCCCAGGAAACAAGCTGTATGATCAATGACCGTTTTAGCAGTAAGATTGCAAATAACCTTTTGAATTTCATGACGCTCATCCTCCTTTTGCTTGTTCGTCAATGTATACGAAATATCTTCTTCATAAAAAAGTGTAACGTTTACATGTTTTGTAAACAACCTTTTGTTCAATGGTTTCTATACCTGTTAGATGATGGGATTTTCTACACAAGAGCATGGGTCAGATACTCATTTCATCGCACTAAAAAACAAACAAGCAGCCGACATGGTCGGCTGCTTGTTTGATCTATTCATTGCCACTATTCGGTTACGAATATGACTTTCTAATCGTGCGTTAAGCAAATTGATTCTCCCACGTAGCGAACCAACTTTGTTCAAGACCTGCTCCTTATGGGTCATCCATGCAGCTACAGGACCAACCAATGAAGCCGGCATCAAGATCTGCCTCGGTACAATCTCGAATGGAAACTATGAGACTCTCCTCCTCGTATTTTCAATTATTTCAGGTTCCTTCAGATAACATGCTTGCTTTAAAGACTCCGTAAATATGGTGTTTTAGGTAGAACAAACTCAGCATATACCTCACCAGAAGGGTGGGTATTTCCTGTTTCAACAAATCCTAATGAGGCATATAAATTTTTCGCAATGATGTTTTCGGGGTTATAGGTAACTTCTACGACCCTCGCTTCACCATGAGAAGATGTCTTAGCGAATTCTACAGCTTTTTCCACGGCTTCCTTCCCATACCCTTTGCCTTGATATCGCCCATCAATCATGATTTTAAAAACGCCATAGCTGCTGTATTCGAAATTCCCATTTCCATCGTCATAATACATCATGATAAAGCCGACCATAGTCTCATCTTTATAAATAGCAAATGTAATAATGACCTGCCCCTCTTTTGATGCAATATATGCTTCTGCGAGTGCATGTTGATTAGAGGAGATAAAGCGTTTCTGTTCCTCTGCAACTTTGAGCTCAATACATTCAATAAAGTTGTCCCACGTTATTTCTCTAAATTCCACTATCCAAGCCACCCCACAATCATTATTTTTCAAGCTCCTACAACCACGCGGTATCGTGAGGCCTGAAGGTTAAACATTTGAGCGTACTTCCCGTCCATTCTCATAAGCTCTTCGTGTGAGCCTTGCTCAATGATTTGACCATTTTCCATCATGAGTATGCGATCCGCCATTCTGGTCGTCGATAAGCGGTGTGAAATAAAAATGATGGGTCGATCTTCTGCCTTCTCCAGCATCACTTGATTCAAATGATATTCGCTCATTGGATCCAAGGCGCTGGAAGGCTCGTCTAATAGGATGAGAAGAGTCGGCTTGGCGAACACT from Paenibacillus sp. FSL K6-3182 carries:
- a CDS encoding GNAT family N-acetyltransferase, which gives rise to MEFREITWDNFIECIELKVAEEQKRFISSNQHALAEAYIASKEGQVIITFAIYKDETMVGFIMMYYDDGNGNFEYSSYGVFKIMIDGRYQGKGYGKEAVEKAVEFAKTSSHGEARVVEVTYNPENIIAKNLYASLGFVETGNTHPSGEVYAEFVLPKTPYLRSL
- a CDS encoding extracellular solute-binding protein, encoding MSNIRKLGILLMFVMTLSSCMSSSHTLKNNDTSARVGEKQQLTIKLVGRYSGDTLPQKIQRFADMHSNVEIKIEWVQSYNNPYSKSPVLFAPWTPIEVPSELYEDSNNVPDIVELVPYQMRELYRMGVIEPLNLNGSDLDDYAIATNDGYVLGMKSKINPMILYYNKDIFATLGIEVPSEKWDIDMLNDAIVKLKAAGETLYIPLSPFTLEWATGLYGGRVVGVDGRSFAGYIDSDNAIKAAKWIMTIGTKMEYASMSLTDLRPPMPYDLVDGKIALAIEYAYGFNISMKNSYEEIAQENNQIGVAALPLGTNGHNPALISGLSLTSKSEHKELAMQLIRYLSEDRDSLYTDIASHTLQTATRTLKEPVDAARKLIIIKAMKRSVPAILNTHEVAEIGFYDAIQLFLPKPLLAIRDGQSIRDMLKQYADQLDSDARDK